A genomic window from Archocentrus centrarchus isolate MPI-CPG fArcCen1 chromosome 2, fArcCen1, whole genome shotgun sequence includes:
- the ptger2a gene encoding prostaglandin E receptor 2a (subtype EP2) — MDACNGSNITCKDIRHISPDETPLISAIMFAAGIIGNVAALVILEIRRRRNMTTGSTSYHGLFHILIKSLVITDLTGTCLITPLVQVSYARNQTLVGMSTGTWSFCWYFGVSMTFFSLATMLLLFTTTLERCFAITYPYLYNRHVTKKCAYIAILLVFLLSTLFCLLPFAGFGEYVQYCPGTWCFIHMSPETPVNRVYAILYATIMLVLVLAIIVFNGFVMYQLYRMYQRRKRNGSVTVAMRSNSDRKVMSIAEEVEHLILLVFMTVIFSICTLPLVIRVYLTGQENYTLEVNALRFISINSIVDPWVFILLSPGVQHFCWASVCRSPLGASRASVFNPPLAKEKSATYLEQPQPTLYMEHIDSVENV; from the exons ATGGATGCATGTAATGGCTCAAATATCACATGCAAAGACATTCGCCACATTAGCCCTGATGAGACCCCCCTCATCAGCGCCATCATGTTTGCTGCAGGCATCATTGGCAACGTAGCTGCCCTGGTGATCCTGGAAATCCGGCGACGCAGGAACATGACGACTGGGAGCACGAGCTATCATGGCTTGTTCCACATTCTCATCAAGTCACTGGTGATTACGGACCTGACTGGGACCTGTTTGATAACCCCGTTAGTGCAGGTGTCATATGCACGCAACCAAACCTTGGTTGGTATGTCTACTGGAACTTGGAGCTTTTGTTGGTACTTTGGTGTCAGTATGACCTTCTTCAGCCTGGCTACCATGTTGCTCCTCTTCACTACAACACTAGAAAGATGCTTTGCCATCACTTACCCGTACCTGTACAACCGGCATGTCACCAAGAAGTGTGCGTACATCGCAATCCTGCTGGTGTTTTTACTGTCTACTTTATTCTGTCTGCTCCCTTTTGCTGGATTTGGTGAATATGTGCAGTACTGCCCGGGCACATGGTGCTTCATTCACATGAGCCCAGAGACACCAGTCAACCGAGTCTATGCGATTCTGTATGCCACTATTATGCTGGTGCTCGTGCTGGCCATCATAGTGTTTAACGGATTTGTGATGTACCAGCTGTACAGGATGTACCAGCGTCGGAAGAGAAATGGCTCAGTGACAGTCGCCATGAGATCCAACAGCGATCGCAAGGTCATGTCCATAGCTGAGGAGGTGGAGCACCTGATCCTGCTGGTCTTCATGACTGTCATCTTTAGTATCTGCACACTGCCCCTAGTG aTCCGAGTGTACCTCACAGGCCAAGAGAATTACACCTTGGAGGTGAATGCCCTCCGCTTCATCTCCATCAACTCCATCGTTGACCCCTGGGTCTTCATCCTTCTCTCCCCCGGTGTGCAGCACTTTTGCTGGGCCTCTGTGTGCCGGTCCCCGCTGGGAGCCTCGAGGGCTTCTGTATTTAACCCACCGCTGGCTAAAGAGAAATCTGCCACCTATCTAGAACAGCCTCAGCCaacactgtacatggagcaTATCGACTCTGTAGAAAATGTGTGA